The region TGAGGGGAGTAGAGAAGAAAACCCTAGCACTCCACCCCTACTGTGTGGTGGCTGCCATTTTTCGTGAGAGTGAGAGAACACACAAAAAACACACAACCgatgagagagaggaagaagaagaagtggaggTTCTGTCCAGATTTGTTGCATCTGATTAGATAGTGTTCAAGTTGGTGATTGGAGGCTCAAACGTGTTTGGATTGACCCCAAACTTGATGAGCTATTTTCTTACTTTGAGTACTCCGATCTGGTTAGCTGGTTTGAGTATTGGGTCAGTGGAGCATTAGATTTGAGAGTAGTTTTGTCAGCTCGGACTACTACAGTTTCAGAACGAGTAGTTTTGGGAGACAAACAGTTTGGGTAGGAAAACGGTGTCCGGTTGAGCTAAAATTTTGAGGGGATCTCAAGAACTCGTGTGTCTACTTGTCTGCCAAATTTGGTGTTGTTTCGTTCGGAGGTTAAGATCAGATTGTAAAACAGTGAAGGAGACAGAAGGTGTGTAAACTTTGTTTTGCTGAAATCTTACCTCTTATGGTTGTTGTTGCTCTCGCCGGTTGGCAATATGGTGACCGTGTTGTAAATCTCTCTGGAGGTTCTAAAGAAGACTTTGTACTCACTATTCTCATAAGTGAAGTTTGTGGACTGGTCGGTCCACAGCCGTGGTTGTTTACTCCTCAAGTTGAAGAGTTTTTTCCGTGTTAAATCTTGTGTCATATGTGCATGTTGTTTGTGTTATTTCGCTCCTTACTTGTTGGTTGAAGCTGTCCTCAAAGTTCACTACACGTGAAGCAGGTTGTTTAGTGTGCATATTTGCTGTGTCGATGAATTTGTGCAGCGCATTGTTGCTGTTCAGCTCCAACATACGGTCCGGCTGACCAACCTGATTAAATCAAGATAATTCATTAATTAAGGGCAAAACATCAAATTACCCTTTTAACTTTTTTGCGGGAGGGGGCGAGGGGCTAAAACCATAAACATTTGAGCAGAATTGGTGGGAGCTGCTCAAATTTGAGCACAATGAGTGTTTTGAGGTGTAACTTCTCAAAATTTTGAGGAAAATGGTTAGTCGTGGTCTGAGTCTAACTCCTTAAAACAGAAATTTTGAAGGAGGTAAAGCTTTCTGAGGGAAGAGCTAGAAATTCTTCTAATTCGAAGGAGTTAAAGCTTTTTGAGGAAAGAGTTAGAGATTCTAAGTGCCATCCCATGTACTAGTAGCAAAGAGAAGAAAATGATCCAACAATATACATGTCACTTGTGGACTAGAGCACATGACGCACCTTGTATTCAACTCCCTCACAGTCGGTCTGCACTCTTGCAGTGTCCACCTTTGTCACCTAAACAAGCTATATACGAGAGGAACCAAACAGCAGCACATCACACCGAGGAAGCTCGCGTACTCTGCTCGCATGAGCAACATGACCCTGTACATGTACGCACCCACAGTGTACCGTATATATACGCCTCTAACCACCTACGCAGCCAGCTGCTGCTGCTGAGTACTGCTGCTATTGCTGGTGGTGGCGCTAGTGCCATCGTCTTCAGAGAGGCAGCAATGCATTGCGCTGCCTGGAGCGGCGGCGTTAGGGGGAAGAAGGGGCTCCGGCTCCAGCTCCAGACAGAGCATCTCGGACTGGAGGATGTCGCAGTAGTGGCCGAACGTCTCCGGCGACACGTTGAGCTCGAAGCCGACGCCGAAGAGGAAGTCCACCTCGAGGTAGTTCATCTCCGGCAGGCTGATCCCGCCCACCTTGGCGAAGTAGGCGTTGTTGTAACATCTGCGAGACCAGCGAGGCAACATATGTTATGCATCACGATTCAGTTCATGTGTTATTCATAGCACTCAGGTCAAGTCTTGTTATTTTGCCTCGCTTAAGAGGCACACACCAAATCAGTTATTCAGAATAAAAACTGTCAAATCTTTAGAATGTCAAATTGTCCAAACTAAGAATAACCATAGTGATTGTGTCAAGGAAGAAATATGCAACCAATCATCAATTGGGTAATGATTCCAGGAAAAGGACAGATAGGGCTGGATGCTCCTGGCAGGAGGGAGTTGCAACAGGTAGTGTGCATCCATCAGCAAGGGCCAAGTTGCCACCGTCCTATCATATGGCAAGTACTTGACAGTGAATTAaattccaaaaagagagaaaaggttGCTGAAAGGGACGGGGGCCTCTATCTTAAATCTTGGCTTGGGTCCCCCCCAAGGTGCAAATGTGGTTGGAACATGGATGGAAGGAGCAGCACTGCAGCAGGGCCACCATTGCCTCTTTGTTTGCAGGTATAATTTTGCCCACACCACATACATCACCTCATGAGCAGATAATACTCTACCCTGCTTGGTGTTTGGTGTGCTGGCATGGGCAGATGACATAAGGAATTCTTCAAATGCAAATCGTTAGTATTAGCGTTTTCTTTTGATAGTGGGTGCAGCCTTCAATTGCCTGTACTTGTTAGGACTTAGGGAAGGGGTTGTTGGGTTCTGCTTCTTAAAGAATGTTCTCCGCCAATGCAACCTACGTGATCTGGATTCCAGAATTAGATGCCGATCTTATCCCATCACACCCTTCTATGAACAACTCAACAAATTGGCTGCAGTGGCTCTATAgaacatgcaacactgacacgatcGGTAGTTAGTTTAGCACGAACTTGAACGGCAGAGAAGCAGACTAATCAGCCACTTTGCAATCCCAAAGTTATGTTGACGCGCTAGATTAATTAAGGTCCCAGCTATTAACTGGTTGACAGTGATCTTTTATCGAGCTCGCAAAGAAGCAACAGATAAGAGTTTGCGAGTGCGATAATGCTTGGCCTACAAAATCAAGCGGATAAAGCTGCCCAGCTTGAGCACAAAAGAACAAAATTTATATGAGAATCAAGCTATCTCTGCACTACATCTTGATTCAAGGGAATAAGAACAGTGCCCACACACCAATCGAGTCTTCCTAAAACTATTTTTGTCATCCTAAATACTAGTAGTAGCCTGGTCTAGAGAATTCCACCTGTTTCTGATCCAATTCTCTGCTGTAAGGTGGGCATTAGCAGACCGAGGACCAACTGGCCTCAACAACACATCACTTTCGAAACAAACTAGGTAGGAACTCGATCATACAAGCGCCAATCATACTCGTGATCAGGGGGTGAGATTAAGGCGAGAACTCACATGTCATCCATGAACTTGACGGCGGAGAGCACGGTGGTGATGAGGAGGCGGTGCACGCTGTAGGAGTCCACGgcgagggcgcggcggcggcgcaggaggcGGTCGAGGTAGATGTAACCCACCACAAAACACGCGGGGCTGCAGCCCGCGAACCGCGCGATGCGCGCCATGTACGCGCGCACCGAGATGTCGGGCTTCGTCATCGCCCGGAACGCCGAAGCTGACGCCGGCTCCAGCGCTCCCGGCCCCGCCGCCGCGTCGTTGCGCTCCGTTACGCGCTCCAGGAGCGTGGAGAGGACGCCCACCACCCGCGGCATGTCCGTTGCCGGTAGATCCTCCTCCTCAGCACTGCCCATGCTGGCTTCTCGAATCTCGATCGCCGGCTCCCTTGGATGCTGTgcgcctgtgtgtgtgtgtgtgtgtacgcgtGAGTTTTCGCGGCTGGACTTCATGGAGAGTTGAAGATTTCGTTATATAGGATGTTGGGGAGGAAGGTAGAGAAACGTCGTACCATGACGTTGAGAAAATCCTCATACAAATTAATCAAAGAAAAACACGAGAAAATAAACCGAGTAGGTTAACAATAACCATGAGGGCACTATTGGACGTCTCACCGCCAAAAAAAGCACATGAGAGGCCGGGCCACCATAAGATGCAACCAAGGCCGCTCATGACGAGCAAACATGCGCCAGTTGAAAGAAACCATTGGACTTTGTCGCACCAACACCATCAAACTGTTGTCGAAGAATACCCTCTGCCCTCTCGCTCCGCATCGAGGACCATCAATCTATCAACATAGAAATGACAAAGAGAGAACTATGTCACATGTAAAGGAAAGGCGCAAGCGAGACCACTAGCCACGAAACCAAAGCGTTGTTGCTTAGAGCTCCCAACGACCCCAAACACGCTACTGTGACCGAAAGATACCCACACTAACCAACGACTCCCCCAAAAGGGTCAAGATGCAAAGGCCGTCTCCCGGAACGAACAAGGGATTTCACCCTGAGCGTTGGCAAAAGGGGGAGGCCAGGCGTCCCCCAAGAGCAACACGACACTTGCAAGCATCGTCGTCGTTAGCCCAAGGCTCAAAGCTCTCGCTCGGCCCCTCCTGCACACCTCGCCAAGGGTATTCAAGCTACCAGGCCCACCAGGACGATACACCCACTACGACGACTGAGGACTCCAAATCTGGATCTGGTCTTAGCCGCTAGCAAGGGCAACAACATAGCCAGGATCACCCACCGCAGCCCTCTCGCCATCCACTCGGCCTATGGAGCAACCAATACCACTACcatggagctcgccggagagccCAGTGGTACGTCTCAAATGTATTTACTTTTCTGAACTCTTTGATATTTGTTTTGTCCACTAACTTGAATAGCTAGAATAAAAACTTAGAAGActtacgttgttttcagcagatttTCCTTGCTATTTTTTATGCAGAAAAGGTCCCAATTTTTTTTGGAAAGTATTGGAAGAAATAAGCCATGGAATGGCAAGAGCTGGCCAGGGGTGGCCCACAGCCACCATGCCGCATGGGCAAGGGCAGACCACATCGGGCCCATAGGCACTGCCTCTCATGTCTATTTTGCCCATATAACCCCCCTAACCTAAAACCTCGACACAAATTTTTGGTCATTTTTCTTCGAGGCGGAGCCACCCCCTTCTGTGACTTCTTCTTGAAGGGCTTTTTGGAGGCTGATCTAGCctcggggaggggggaggggttattTGACATATTCATCAGTAACACCTTCTCCATCATCACCGTCATGATCTCCCCACTCATGTGTGAGTCGTTTCTCTGTAGGCACATTGGGTGGATGGGAATTGGATGAGATTCTTTATGTACTAATTGTCATAATTTTTTGGTTTTGATGTctggttgtggcaccccggctcagatggACCGGAACACCCCATATTCcatcccagagatcaagtcttctggaatacaatATGGCTTGGCATAGAACAGAACATCTCTTTATTACAAATGATATGGGTACAAGGGTCTGATATTACAAAGGTTACATCGGCACAGCGACACTACGCCTACTCAGGTAGTTCTATGCTAGAACCGGAATAACTTCTAGCAGTGAAACAACAacgacggtgatgaactccactccgcggGGACTCTGGCTAGGACACATCCTAGCGCGCAAACTCGAAATCCTCGACAAGCAATCACGGCAGGAcctacaatctggcatgacacaccaggtgagTAATTTTAATGTACTCGCAAGCTCAGAGCAACCAAAGCAattaagacaaacaacaacatgacaTTTACAGGTTAATTATTGATGATGAGCATGATACTACTAGAAAAATTACGATAGTGAGCATGGCATATACATGTTACTCATGATATGAACATGATGATAATGCATGAGTTGGAGTCAATTTTTAAGGTCTCATGGACCAACTTACTCTTCTCGGAGGTTATCTCGTAACCACCATCGATATCAATCTTACTTACCACCGTGATCATCATGCGATCACCTCATGGTCAACCAACATCGGTATCAATGATACCATCGTGATCATTGCATGaccacataaagatcaaccaacttctttcctcATGGAACCGGGGTTGTTTATTATTCAGGtttttattactgttgacccataatgTAACCTACTACGAACTGTGTCCATGACCAAGGACGCGACTATCAATAGTTTATACACTCAGGTTAGTACACTATATCCATACCATGGAACTCATGGCCTCgtgctcccattcaggtggaccaacgacattctggCAAAACCAATCTATTTCATTACACTCTCCAAGCAACTCcgacaaactcccctttgggctatgtCATGGGTGGCCCTATTGCCAACTCTTAACATCCACCACCTTCGTGGccggccaccgtcatggcaaaactaaaacaaaacggtcccaaacatGGACATTGGATCCATACAACTCAGGCACATAAGGTTATCGCTACCTACCAGACCAGGGTAGCACgcgcacataaccttccctagttgggcaccgacgagaggcatgacaatagaacgAATTAGggcctccccatccaggcaagtgtggttgcacttGTGAGCTCGATTCGGTAGCTCCATGACTCGGCCAACAGATTTGTTCAAGTTTGATTAATGTCAGATTTAACTTGAATGGTTATGAGCTGAGCCATAGCAAAATAGCATGATGAAATAACAATGCATGGCCATGATGTCAACATAAACATGGACGGGCAACATAACCATTTAAAATGTGAATCATAACATCAACAAGGATAAATTATTTAGTATACGGGATGCAAATGAGCATGGCATAGCGATGATCATGAATAACACAAGTATTTTCATACAAATGATAACTATTCATGTGAGCATATCATTGTCATGAGCATCGAAAATAAATACAAGAACTAACATGAGGATAATGATACTATCAAGTAAATATCTGAAtgcacatgaacatggcataaggATGAGCATGGATTTAGAAGAATAAACATAGCATTAACTAAATAATTACATAAACAAATAATTGTTCAAGtggaaactgttggggaacgtagtaatttcaaaaaaaaaattcctacgcacacgcaagatcatggtgatgcatagcaacgagaggggagagtgtcatctgcgtaccctcgtagaccaaaagcggaagcgttagaacaacgtagttgatgtagtcgtacgtcttcacggcccgaccgatcaagcaccgaaactacggtacctctgagttctagcacacgttcagctcgatgatgatccccgtactccgatccagcagaatgtcagagaagagttccatcagcacgacggcgtggtgatgatattgatgttctaccgtcgcagggcttcgcctaagcaccgctacaatattatcgaggaggactatggtggaggggggcaccgcacacggctaagagatcaagagatcaattgttgtgtctccaaggggtgccccctccccgtatataaaggagtggaggagggggagggccgaccctctctctatggcacaccctaggggagtcctactccttcccccttatctagtagaactaggagcccttccaagtagaaggagtagggagtgtgcgatgatgatcatatcaatcttggaaccacttccaacacacatcgtcacttcaccctcaactagtctctgtttattctgtaactcccgtttcgagttactaatttttagcaaccggacaagtatcaaatactcaggggctactataaacactagtaaggtacacatcaataacctgtatatcaaaatgtacccttgttcactttgacatccttcttatcctccaaatattcagggtatttccgcttccagtgaccatttctcttgcagtgtaagcactcagtttcaggctttggtccagctttgggcttcttcgcgggagtgaaaacttgcttgtcattctacttgaagttccctttctttccctttgcccttttcttgaaactagtggtcttgtcaatcatcaacacttgatgctctttcttgatttctaccttcgtcgatttcaatatcatgaagagctcgggaatcattttcgtcatcccttgcatactatagttcatcatgaagttccagtaacttggtgatggtgactagagaactctgccaatcactatcttatctggaagattaactcccacttgattcaagcaattgtagtacccagacaatctgagcacatactcactagttgagcgattctcttccatcttttagctatagaacttgttggagatttcatatctctcaactcgggtatttgcttgaaatattaacttcaactcctgaaacatctcatatggtccatgacgttcaaaacgtctttgaagtcccgattctaagccgttaagcatggtgcactaaactatcaagtagtcatcattttgagctagccaaatgttcataacgtctgcatctgctcctacaataggtccatcacctagcggtgcatcaaggacataattcttctgtgcagcaatgaggacaatcctcagatcatggatccaatccgcatcattgctactaacatttttcaacacagttttatctaggaacataccaaaataaacatatgaaagcaacaacgcgagctattgatctacaacataatttgcaaaatactactaggactaagttcatgataaatttaagttcaattaatcatattacttaagaacttccacttagatagacatctctctagtcatctaagtgatcacgtgatccaaatcaactaaaccatgtccgatcatcacgtgagatggagtagttttcaatggtgaacatcactatgttgatcatatctactatatgattcacgttcgaccttttggtctccattttccgaggccatatctgtatatgctaggctcgtcaagtttaacctgagtattccgcgtgtgcaactgttttgcacccgttgtatttgaacgtagagcctatcacacccgatcatcacgtggtgtctcaacacgaagaactttcacaatggtgcatactcagggagaacacttcttgataattagtgagagatcatcttaaaatgctaccgtcaatcaaagcaagataagatgcataaaggataaacatcacatgcaatcaatataagtgatatgatatggccattatcatcttgtgcttgtgatctccatctccaaagcaccatcgtgatcaccatcgtcaccggcgcgacaccttgatctccatcgtagcatcgttgtcgttatgccatctattgcttctacgactatcactaccgcttagtgataaagtaaagcaattacaaggcgtttgcatttcatacaataaagcgacaactatatggctcctgccagttgccgataacttgttacaaaacatgatcatctcatacaataaaatatagcatcacgtcttgaccatatcacatcacaacatgccctgcaaaaacaagttagatgtcctctactttgttgttgcaaattttacgtggctgctacgggctgagcaagaaccgttcttatctacgcatcaaaaccacaacgatagttcgtcaagttagtgttgttttaacctttgcaaggaccgggcgtagccacactcggttcaactaaagttggagaaacagacacccgctagtcacctgtgtacaAAGCACGATGGtaaaaccagtctcacataagcatacgcgtaatgtcggtccgggccgcttcatccaacaataccgctgaaccaaagtatgacatgctagtaagcagtatgacttgtatcacccacaactcacttgtgttctactcgtgcatatgacatctacgcgtaaaacctggctttgataccactgttggtgaacatagtaatttcaaaaaaattcctacgcacacgca is a window of Triticum dicoccoides isolate Atlit2015 ecotype Zavitan chromosome 2B, WEW_v2.0, whole genome shotgun sequence DNA encoding:
- the LOC119365094 gene encoding cyclin-P4-1-like, with the translated sequence MKSSRENSRVHTHTHTGAQHPREPAIEIREASMGSAEEEDLPATDMPRVVGVLSTLLERVTERNDAAAGPGALEPASASAFRAMTKPDISVRAYMARIARFAGCSPACFVVGYIYLDRLLRRRRALAVDSYSVHRLLITTVLSAVKFMDDICYNNAYFAKVGGISLPEMNYLEVDFLFGVGFELNVSPETFGHYCDILQSEMLCLELEPEPLLPPNAAAPGSAMHCCLSEDDGTSATTSNSSSTQQQQLAA